One Halomonas sp. THAF5a genomic region harbors:
- the waaF gene encoding lipopolysaccharide heptosyltransferase II, with protein sequence MGEAPAPTGGEGQRILVVGPSWVGDMVMAQSLFKTLKARHPGCRIGVVAPGWSRPILERMDEVDEVAGLEVGHGEFGLVTRRQLSVSLKGRFDRAIVLPRSWKSALVPFLARIPRRTGFTGEQRYGLLNDRRPLDKAILDQTVKRFVALGLPREEAERGDFALPRPALRLDIDNLVEQRLALGLSSRPAIGMMPGAEYGPAKQWPLAHFRELARALVVEGFEVRVLGGPKDVEAGETIADGLPHTHNLCGRTRLADAVDLLGDCRQVVTNDSGLMHVAAAVGTRVQAIYGSSSPAYTPPLTDNAEIHHLALDCSPCFQRTCPLGHTDCLKRLTPERVLKAVLAATPSSSPS encoded by the coding sequence ATGGGTGAGGCCCCGGCGCCGACCGGCGGGGAGGGGCAGCGTATCCTGGTGGTCGGCCCCTCCTGGGTCGGCGACATGGTCATGGCCCAGAGCCTGTTCAAGACCCTCAAGGCGCGCCATCCGGGTTGTCGCATCGGCGTGGTGGCTCCCGGCTGGTCGCGGCCGATCCTCGAGCGCATGGACGAGGTCGACGAGGTCGCGGGCCTCGAGGTGGGCCACGGCGAGTTCGGCCTGGTAACGCGGCGGCAGCTGTCGGTCTCCCTCAAGGGACGCTTCGACCGGGCGATCGTGCTGCCGCGCTCCTGGAAATCGGCGCTGGTGCCCTTCCTGGCGCGCATCCCCCGGCGGACCGGCTTCACCGGCGAGCAGCGCTACGGGCTGCTCAACGATCGCCGGCCCCTCGACAAGGCGATCCTCGACCAGACCGTCAAGCGTTTCGTGGCGCTCGGCCTGCCCCGGGAGGAGGCCGAGCGCGGCGACTTCGCGCTGCCTCGCCCGGCCCTGCGCCTGGACATCGACAACCTGGTCGAGCAGCGCCTCGCCCTGGGCCTCTCGTCGCGCCCGGCCATCGGCATGATGCCGGGCGCCGAGTACGGTCCCGCCAAGCAGTGGCCGCTGGCACACTTCCGCGAGCTGGCCCGGGCGCTGGTGGTGGAGGGGTTCGAGGTGCGGGTGCTGGGTGGGCCCAAGGACGTCGAGGCCGGCGAGACGATCGCCGATGGCCTGCCCCATACCCACAACCTCTGCGGACGGACACGGCTGGCGGACGCCGTCGACCTGCTGGGCGACTGCCGTCAGGTGGTGACCAACGACTCGGGGCTGATGCATGTGGCCGCGGCGGTGGGGACCCGGGTCCAGGCCATCTACGGCTCCTCGTCGCCGGCCTACACGCCGCCACTGACCGACAACGCCGAGATTCACCACCTGGCCCTGGACTGCTCGCCCTGCTTCCAGCGCACCTGCCCGCTGGGCCATACCGACTGCCTGAAGCGCCTCACCCCCGAGCGCGTCCTGAAGGCGGTGCTGGCGGCGACGCCCTCCTCCTCACCCTCCTAG
- a CDS encoding glycosyltransferase family 9 protein, with protein MTLSPARDGGHPRLLVVRNDKLGDFMLAWPALACLKAAEPALHVSVLVPAYTAPLARQCPWIDEVLLDPGDDAGREAQRALLDTLRAGRFDALLTLFSTPRIGWLGWRAGIPLRLAPATKWAQLFYNRRVTQRRSRSEKPEYVYNLELAEALVEALGLAVPPRPAPPFWPLPAGTREAERARLADELPLAPAACWAFLHPGSGGSAVNLTLEQYARLVVAVDARLDAAGAERPCWVLTAGPGEEAAADRLRERLAEAAITAHRLPARRGIDDFARSLAAADLFVAGSTGPLHIAGALDRPTAGFYPSRRSATPLRWQTCNAKAHRLAFCPPEGAGERDMSSIDLDAAATRIAEHLLPLSTRETTP; from the coding sequence ATGACACTTTCTCCTGCCAGGGACGGCGGCCACCCTCGCCTGCTGGTCGTGCGCAATGACAAGCTCGGCGACTTCATGCTGGCCTGGCCGGCGCTGGCCTGCCTCAAGGCGGCCGAGCCGGCCCTCCATGTCAGCGTGCTGGTGCCGGCCTACACGGCGCCACTCGCCCGGCAGTGCCCGTGGATCGACGAGGTGCTGCTCGACCCCGGCGACGACGCCGGCCGCGAGGCGCAGCGCGCGCTGCTCGACACCCTGCGCGCAGGCCGCTTCGATGCGCTGCTGACCCTCTTCTCGACTCCGCGCATCGGCTGGCTGGGCTGGCGAGCCGGCATCCCGCTGCGCCTGGCGCCGGCCACCAAGTGGGCGCAGCTATTCTACAACCGCCGGGTCACCCAGCGCAGGTCGCGTTCGGAGAAACCCGAATACGTCTACAACCTGGAGCTGGCCGAGGCCCTGGTCGAGGCCCTGGGCCTCGCCGTGCCGCCGCGCCCCGCACCGCCCTTCTGGCCGCTGCCGGCCGGCACCCGCGAGGCCGAGCGGGCACGGCTCGCCGACGAGCTCCCCCTGGCCCCCGCGGCGTGCTGGGCCTTCCTGCACCCGGGCAGCGGCGGCTCGGCGGTCAACCTCACCCTCGAGCAGTACGCCCGCCTGGTGGTCGCCGTCGACGCGCGGCTGGACGCCGCCGGGGCCGAGCGGCCATGCTGGGTGCTGACCGCAGGCCCGGGCGAGGAGGCGGCGGCCGACCGGCTCCGCGAGCGGCTCGCCGAGGCGGCGATCACCGCCCACCGGCTGCCCGCCCGCCGCGGCATCGACGACTTCGCCCGGAGCCTCGCGGCCGCCGACCTGTTCGTCGCCGGCTCCACCGGCCCGCTGCACATCGCCGGGGCCCTGGACCGTCCGACGGCGGGGTTCTATCCGTCGCGCCGTTCGGCCACTCCGCTGCGCTGGCAGACCTGCAACGCAAAGGCCCATCGCCTGGCCTTCTGCCCCCCGGAGGGGGCGGGCGAGCGCGACATGTCGAGCATCGACCTCGACGCCGCGGCGACGCGCATCGCCGAGCACCTGCTGCCCCTCTCGACCCGTGAGACGACCCCATGA
- a CDS encoding sulfatase-like hydrolase/transferase translates to MPRAARRLRHPRWWALLVLGLWLGYALAMLTRLPTWALPAVTGAWLLLARWRRWGAPRHPHPPTRVWPWSLLPLALWGFYVYLAASFGEVDLGAVFFHLQAGMSEHGGAERIVSALLHTLGMLLLLAAFTWLVRVDRRWRTTERLLAVALLALNPMLYGLGQRGAAIVTDDGAWLDRQYVAPVILDAPRSPPNLLLIYLESLERTYADPERFGDAYAPLEALGERALVVEGVRQLDNTGWTMAGMIASQCGTPLMPAGLLHDSQFEPLGRVVPGVDCLGDLLAERDYALSYLGGASTRFAGKGVFYRDHGFERVMGREELEPRLPDPDYVNSWGLYDDTLYDLTVEEIRRLEARGGPWGLVNLSLAGHAPHGYPARTCRERQGEFDGTDILYSVECSAWLARRLVERLESEGLLENTLVVIASDHLTMRVSAWEQLVATPRENTLMLLGEGLEARRLRVEASTMDVLPTVLEAMGFVIDWHRAGLGVSLLSDQPTLVEAHGLETLNARLREETALQERLWEGLAPTRNDASNAPPEAASAGHR, encoded by the coding sequence ATGCCTAGGGCAGCGCGTCGACTCCGTCATCCGCGCTGGTGGGCGCTGCTGGTGCTGGGCCTGTGGCTCGGCTATGCCCTGGCCATGCTGACCCGGCTGCCGACCTGGGCGCTGCCCGCGGTGACCGGCGCCTGGCTGCTGCTGGCCCGCTGGCGCCGCTGGGGCGCCCCCCGGCATCCCCACCCGCCGACCCGGGTGTGGCCCTGGTCACTCCTTCCCCTGGCCCTGTGGGGTTTCTACGTCTACCTGGCCGCCAGCTTCGGCGAGGTCGACCTCGGGGCGGTCTTCTTCCACCTCCAGGCCGGCATGTCGGAACACGGCGGCGCGGAGCGGATCGTCTCCGCCCTGCTGCATACCCTGGGCATGCTGCTGCTGCTCGCCGCCTTCACCTGGCTGGTGAGGGTCGATCGCCGCTGGCGGACCACGGAGCGCCTGCTGGCCGTGGCGCTGCTGGCCCTCAACCCCATGCTCTACGGCCTCGGCCAGCGCGGCGCCGCCATCGTCACCGACGACGGCGCCTGGCTCGATCGGCAGTACGTGGCGCCGGTGATCCTCGACGCGCCTCGCTCACCCCCCAACCTGCTGCTGATCTACCTGGAGAGCTTGGAGCGCACCTACGCCGACCCGGAGCGCTTCGGCGATGCCTATGCGCCGCTCGAGGCCCTGGGCGAGCGCGCCCTGGTCGTCGAGGGGGTGCGCCAGCTCGACAACACCGGCTGGACCATGGCCGGCATGATCGCCAGCCAGTGCGGCACGCCGCTGATGCCGGCCGGCCTGCTCCACGACAGCCAGTTCGAGCCCCTCGGTCGAGTCGTGCCGGGGGTCGACTGCCTGGGCGACCTGCTCGCCGAGCGCGACTATGCGCTCTCCTACCTGGGCGGGGCCAGCACCCGCTTCGCCGGCAAGGGCGTCTTCTACCGCGATCATGGCTTCGAGCGGGTCATGGGGCGCGAGGAGCTGGAGCCGCGGCTGCCGGACCCCGACTACGTCAACAGCTGGGGGCTCTACGACGATACGCTCTACGACCTCACGGTCGAGGAGATCCGCCGCCTGGAGGCCCGGGGCGGCCCCTGGGGCCTGGTCAACCTGAGCCTCGCCGGCCACGCTCCCCACGGGTATCCGGCCCGCACCTGCCGCGAGCGCCAGGGCGAGTTCGACGGCACCGACATCCTCTATTCGGTGGAATGCTCGGCCTGGCTGGCACGCCGCCTGGTGGAGCGTCTCGAGTCGGAGGGGCTGCTGGAGAACACCCTGGTGGTGATCGCCAGCGACCACCTGACCATGCGCGTCTCCGCCTGGGAGCAGCTGGTCGCGACGCCGCGGGAGAACACCCTGATGCTGCTGGGCGAGGGGCTAGAGGCGCGCCGGCTCAGGGTCGAGGCGTCGACCATGGACGTCCTGCCGACGGTGCTCGAGGCCATGGGCTTCGTCATCGACTGGCACCGGGCGGGGCTCGGCGTCTCGCTGCTCTCCGACCAGCCAACGCTGGTCGAGGCGCATGGCCTGGAGACGCTGAACGCCCGCCTGCGGGAGGAGACCGCCCTCCAGGAGCGGCTGTGGGAGGGCCTGGCCCCCACCCGGAACGACGCCTCGAACGCGCCGCCCGAGGCCGCCTCGGCGGGCCACCGCTAG
- a CDS encoding glycosyltransferase family 2 protein, whose amino-acid sequence MTPITGIIITLDEAENIADCIASLRPVCDEILVVDSGSRDNTAAIAESLGARVIHQPYLGDGPQKAFAVPQARHDWILALDADERLDEDAVAAIRALPLDDPRQAYRFNRRNFAGHHWIKAAGFYPDPVTRLYNRTTSGYLPKKAHSSVQAPAVVDTHSHIRHFTYRDLSHWITRIDQLSSRDAWAMKERGKGPSRWRPTLHAASAMLRKLILKGGLFQGADGMTVAITTAFHAYMKYAKLNELHENERAVAPSDHA is encoded by the coding sequence ATGACCCCCATCACCGGTATCATCATCACCCTCGACGAGGCGGAAAACATCGCCGACTGCATCGCCTCGCTGCGGCCGGTCTGCGACGAGATCCTCGTCGTCGACTCGGGCAGCCGGGACAACACCGCGGCCATCGCCGAGTCGCTGGGCGCCCGGGTCATCCACCAGCCCTACCTCGGCGACGGCCCCCAGAAGGCCTTCGCCGTGCCCCAGGCGCGGCACGACTGGATCCTCGCCCTCGACGCCGACGAGCGCCTCGACGAGGACGCGGTCGCGGCGATCCGCGCCCTGCCGCTGGACGACCCACGCCAGGCGTACCGCTTCAATCGCCGCAACTTCGCCGGACATCACTGGATCAAGGCGGCCGGCTTCTATCCCGACCCCGTGACGCGGCTCTACAACCGCACCACCTCGGGCTACCTGCCGAAGAAGGCGCACTCCTCGGTGCAGGCCCCCGCCGTCGTGGATACCCACAGCCACATCCGGCACTTCACCTATCGCGACCTCTCCCACTGGATCACCCGCATCGACCAGCTCTCGAGCCGCGACGCCTGGGCGATGAAGGAGCGCGGCAAGGGCCCCTCGCGCTGGCGCCCCACCCTGCATGCCGCCAGCGCCATGCTGCGCAAGCTGATCCTCAAGGGCGGACTCTTCCAGGGGGCGGATGGCATGACGGTCGCGATCACCACGGCGTTCCACGCCTACATGAAGTACGCCAAGCTGAACGAGCTGCACGAAAACGAACGGGCCGTGGCACCCTCCGACCATGCCTAG